CTGGAGCATCCACAACAAGTGGTGGTAGAATACCACGCGGCTGTTAACGAGAAGAAACCCGTTCCCTTACCGGCTGACCATAAACTCGACGTGGCAAAAGTTTACGTAATGCTGCCGGTGAAGCGAGGGAAACCAACCACGTTGTCGTCCAAAGAAGTTCGCCGGGTTCTGGTGAGTGCCAACGCCGTTTTGAGATCGAAGTCGCTGTTATCATCTTCAAGGTTCCTTCCTTTGTTTTCCAGGATTTTCCCTGCAAATCATATGCAAGAGATGGGACAAAAATCGCCGTTGCGGGGGAAGGGAAACGGCCGCGAAAGACTTGAGGAAGTTGGCAGTTTGACGGAGCTAATACCGGAAAGTATGGAAGGGAGGGTGGAGTATATGAACAGGCAATATTCCGCCAAGGGATGGAAACCAAGCTTGGATACTATAAAGGAGAAGAAGATTGAGACAAAGGTTCCGCATTggttgttttaaagctaattaaGTACTTCTCGAAACATACATGAAAATCTTAGTTACTAATTTAGATTATTCGTCTTCATCATGCAACTGTTTTCGAAATATTACATGGAAAAAACACTAGCTAATGTGGGGCCTTTTTCGATTTCTTTGTAGAA
This window of the Gossypium arboreum isolate Shixiya-1 chromosome 12, ASM2569848v2, whole genome shotgun sequence genome carries:
- the LOC108479076 gene encoding uncharacterized protein LOC108479076 isoform X1; its protein translation is MGNYLSAFICRPSDIAVVGKVILRDGTIQEFSWPLTVAELMLEHPQQVVVEYHAAVNEKKPVPLPADHKLDVAKVYVMLPVKRGKPTTLSSKEVRRVLVSANAVLRSKSLLSSSRFLPLFSRIFPANHMQEMGQKSPLRGKGNGRERLEEVGSLTELIPESMEGRVEYMNRQYSAKGWKPSLDTIKEKKIETKVPHWLF
- the LOC108479076 gene encoding uncharacterized protein LOC108479076 isoform X2, which translates into the protein MGNYLSAFICRPSDIAVVGKVILRDGTIQEFSWPLTVAELMLEHPQQVVVEYHAAVNEKKPVPLPADHKLDVAKVYVMLPVKRGKPTTLSSKEVRRVLDFPCKSYARDGTKIAVAGEGKRPRKT